Proteins encoded together in one Acanthopagrus latus isolate v.2019 chromosome 19, fAcaLat1.1, whole genome shotgun sequence window:
- the plod2 gene encoding procollagen-lysine,2-oxoglutarate 5-dioxygenase 2 isoform X2 produces the protein MEYLKFCFVFSCWLKFANSVSSTETPQAPAPIPKEKLLVLTVATEETDGFHRFMKSASYFNYTVKVLGMGEAWKGGDVGRSIGGGQKVRLLKEAMEALADQEDLVVLSVDSYDLIFAGGPEEILRKFQQVNHKVLFAAEGLIWPDKRLADKYPSIRSGKRYLNSGGIIGYAPYINRVVSQWNLHDNDDDQLFYTKIYLDPLQRETLNITLDHKCQIFQNLNGAVDEVLLKFGTGRVRVRNTAYDSLPVVVHGNGNTKMYLNYLANYVPNAWTYENGCSLCDDDIVDLSQLKEYPNVLVGVFIEQPTPFLPEFFQRLLTLDYPKDKLNLFIHNNEVYHEKHIQKFWEENRNVFGSFKVVGPEENLSQGEARNMGMDLCRKDATCGYYFSMDSDVMLTNRQTLKLLIEQNRKIIGPLVTRHSKLWSNFWGALSLDGYYARSEDYVDIVQRKRVGVWNIPYMAHVYLVKGSVLRNELKERNYFVLEKLDPDMAFCRNSREMGVFMYITNRHDFGRLISTANYNISHYNNDLWQIFENPVDWKEKYIHPNYTRIFTENHMEEPCPDVFWFPVFSEKACDEIVGEMEHYGSWSGGRHEDKRIAGGYETVPTDDIHMKQIGFDKEWLHFIREFISPVTLKVFSGYYTKGYAVMNFVVKYTPERQAYLRPHHDSSTFTINIALNNKDRDFQGGGCRFHRYNCSISSPRKGWSFMHPGRLTHLHEGLPTTNGTRYIAVSFIDP, from the exons aaaaattgCTCGTCCTAACTGTGGCGACCGAGGAAACAGATGGCTTCCACCGCTTCATGAAGTCTGCAAGCTATTTCAACTACACTGTGAAG GTGCTGGGAATGGGAGAAGCGTGGAAGGGTGGCGATGTGGGTCGGTCTATCGGTGGAGGGCAAAAAGTCAGACTACTGAAGGAGGCCATGGAGGCGCTGGCTGACCAGGAGGATCTTGTTGTCCTTTCCGTGGATAG CTACGATCTTATCTTCGCTGGGGGACCAGAGGAGATTCTCAGGAAGTTCCAGCAAGTCAATCACAAAGTGCTTTTTGCTGCCGAGGGACTGATTTGGCCAGATAAGCGGCTGGCTGACAAGTACCCCTCAATCCGCAGCGGCAAACGCTACCTCAACTCTGGAG GTATAATCGGCTACGCCCCATACATAAACAGAGTTGTTTCACAATGGAACCTCCACGACAACGATGATGACCAGCTCTTCTACACCAAAATATACTTGGATCCTTTACAGCGA GAAACTCTCAACATAACTTTGGACCACAAGTGCCAGATTTTCCAGAATCTGAATGGGGCAGTTG ATGAAGTGCTTCTGAAGTTTGGAACGGGCCGAGTAAGAGTTAGAAACACAGCGTACGACTCTCTGCCAGTGGTTGTCCATGGCAACGGAAACACCAAA ATGTACTTGAACTACTTGGCCAACTATGTCCCCAATGCCTGGACCTATGAAAATGGCTGTAGCCTCTGTGATGACGACATTGTGGACTTGTCTCAGCTAAAA GAGTATCCAAATGTGCTGGTTGGAGTATTCATTGAGCAGCCAACTCCATTTCTTCCTGAGTTCTTCCAGCGGCTGCTGACCCTTGATTACCCCAAGGATAAACTCAACCTTTTTATCCACAACAAT GAGGTTTACCACGAGAAGCACATCCAGAAGTTCTGGGAAGAGAACCGGAATGTGTTCGGCAGTTTCAAAGTTGTGGGACCAGAAGAAAATTTGAGCCAAGGAGAGGCCAGAAACATGGGCAT GGATCTCTGCCGTAAGGATGCCACGTGCGGCTACTACTTCAGCATGGATTCAGATGTGATGCtcaccaacagacagacactgaagcTCCTCATTGAGCAGAACAG AAAAATAATTGGACCCCTTGTCACTCGTCATAGCAAGCTGTGGTCCAACTTCTGGGGAGCCTTGAGCCTGGATGGTTATTATGCTCGCTCTGAAGATTATGTCGACATCGTGCAGAGAAAACGCGT GGGTGTGTGGAACATTCCTTACATGGCACATGTATACCTTGTCAAGGGCAGTGTCTTGAGgaatgagctgaaagagaggAACTACTTTGTTCTGGAGAAACTAGACCCAGACATGGCTTTCTGTAGAAATTCCAGAGAAATG GGAGTCTTCATGTACATAACAAACCGGCACGACTTTGGGAGGCTCATTTCCACAGCCAATTATAACATTTCTCATTATAACAATGACTTGTGGCAGATATTCGAAAACCCTGTG GACTGGAAGGAGAAGTACATCCATCCAAACTACACTCGTATTTTCACTGAGAACCACATGGAGGAG CCTTGTCCAGATGTGTTCTGGTTCCCAGTATTCTCAGAGAAGGCTTGTGATGAAATAGTCGGGGAGATGGAGCACTACGGATCCTGGTCTGGAGGCAGGCACGAG gACAAGAGGATCGCCGGGGGCTATGAGACTGTGCCGACAGACGACATTCATATGAAGCAAATCGGCTTCGACAAAGAGTGGCTACACTTCATCAGAGAGTTCATATCACCCGTCACGCTAAAAGTTTTCTCTGGCTACTACACCAAG GGTTATGCTGTAATGAACTTCGTGGTAAAATACACGCCTGAGAGACAAGCGTACCTGAGGCCCCATCATGATTCCTCCACCTTCACCATCAACATCGCCCTCAATAACAAAGACAGAGACTTTCAG GGCGGAGGTTGCCGTTTCCATCGGTACAACTGTTCCATAAGCTCACCGAGGAAAGGCTGGAGCTTCATGCATCCAGGACGACTTACTCACCTCCATGAAGGCCTGCCCACCACCAATGGCACCCGCTACATTGCAGTCTCCTTCATTGACCCTTGA
- the plod2 gene encoding procollagen-lysine,2-oxoglutarate 5-dioxygenase 2 isoform X1, protein MEYLKFCFVFSCWLKFANSVSSTETPQAPAPIPKEKLLVLTVATEETDGFHRFMKSASYFNYTVKVLGMGEAWKGGDVGRSIGGGQKVRLLKEAMEALADQEDLVVLSVDSYDLIFAGGPEEILRKFQQVNHKVLFAAEGLIWPDKRLADKYPSIRSGKRYLNSGGIIGYAPYINRVVSQWNLHDNDDDQLFYTKIYLDPLQRETLNITLDHKCQIFQNLNGAVDEVLLKFGTGRVRVRNTAYDSLPVVVHGNGNTKMYLNYLANYVPNAWTYENGCSLCDDDIVDLSQLKEYPNVLVGVFIEQPTPFLPEFFQRLLTLDYPKDKLNLFIHNNEVYHEKHIQKFWEENRNVFGSFKVVGPEENLSQGEARNMGMDLCRKDATCGYYFSMDSDVMLTNRQTLKLLIEQNRKIIGPLVTRHSKLWSNFWGALSLDGYYARSEDYVDIVQRKRVGVWNIPYMAHVYLVKGSVLRNELKERNYFVLEKLDPDMAFCRNSREMTSHREKDSPSPESFHMLRPPKGVFMYITNRHDFGRLISTANYNISHYNNDLWQIFENPVDWKEKYIHPNYTRIFTENHMEEPCPDVFWFPVFSEKACDEIVGEMEHYGSWSGGRHEDKRIAGGYETVPTDDIHMKQIGFDKEWLHFIREFISPVTLKVFSGYYTKGYAVMNFVVKYTPERQAYLRPHHDSSTFTINIALNNKDRDFQGGGCRFHRYNCSISSPRKGWSFMHPGRLTHLHEGLPTTNGTRYIAVSFIDP, encoded by the exons aaaaattgCTCGTCCTAACTGTGGCGACCGAGGAAACAGATGGCTTCCACCGCTTCATGAAGTCTGCAAGCTATTTCAACTACACTGTGAAG GTGCTGGGAATGGGAGAAGCGTGGAAGGGTGGCGATGTGGGTCGGTCTATCGGTGGAGGGCAAAAAGTCAGACTACTGAAGGAGGCCATGGAGGCGCTGGCTGACCAGGAGGATCTTGTTGTCCTTTCCGTGGATAG CTACGATCTTATCTTCGCTGGGGGACCAGAGGAGATTCTCAGGAAGTTCCAGCAAGTCAATCACAAAGTGCTTTTTGCTGCCGAGGGACTGATTTGGCCAGATAAGCGGCTGGCTGACAAGTACCCCTCAATCCGCAGCGGCAAACGCTACCTCAACTCTGGAG GTATAATCGGCTACGCCCCATACATAAACAGAGTTGTTTCACAATGGAACCTCCACGACAACGATGATGACCAGCTCTTCTACACCAAAATATACTTGGATCCTTTACAGCGA GAAACTCTCAACATAACTTTGGACCACAAGTGCCAGATTTTCCAGAATCTGAATGGGGCAGTTG ATGAAGTGCTTCTGAAGTTTGGAACGGGCCGAGTAAGAGTTAGAAACACAGCGTACGACTCTCTGCCAGTGGTTGTCCATGGCAACGGAAACACCAAA ATGTACTTGAACTACTTGGCCAACTATGTCCCCAATGCCTGGACCTATGAAAATGGCTGTAGCCTCTGTGATGACGACATTGTGGACTTGTCTCAGCTAAAA GAGTATCCAAATGTGCTGGTTGGAGTATTCATTGAGCAGCCAACTCCATTTCTTCCTGAGTTCTTCCAGCGGCTGCTGACCCTTGATTACCCCAAGGATAAACTCAACCTTTTTATCCACAACAAT GAGGTTTACCACGAGAAGCACATCCAGAAGTTCTGGGAAGAGAACCGGAATGTGTTCGGCAGTTTCAAAGTTGTGGGACCAGAAGAAAATTTGAGCCAAGGAGAGGCCAGAAACATGGGCAT GGATCTCTGCCGTAAGGATGCCACGTGCGGCTACTACTTCAGCATGGATTCAGATGTGATGCtcaccaacagacagacactgaagcTCCTCATTGAGCAGAACAG AAAAATAATTGGACCCCTTGTCACTCGTCATAGCAAGCTGTGGTCCAACTTCTGGGGAGCCTTGAGCCTGGATGGTTATTATGCTCGCTCTGAAGATTATGTCGACATCGTGCAGAGAAAACGCGT GGGTGTGTGGAACATTCCTTACATGGCACATGTATACCTTGTCAAGGGCAGTGTCTTGAGgaatgagctgaaagagaggAACTACTTTGTTCTGGAGAAACTAGACCCAGACATGGCTTTCTGTAGAAATTCCAGAGAAATG ACGagtcacagagaaaaagactCCCCTTCTCCGGAATCATTCCATATGCTCAGGCCCCCAAAG GGAGTCTTCATGTACATAACAAACCGGCACGACTTTGGGAGGCTCATTTCCACAGCCAATTATAACATTTCTCATTATAACAATGACTTGTGGCAGATATTCGAAAACCCTGTG GACTGGAAGGAGAAGTACATCCATCCAAACTACACTCGTATTTTCACTGAGAACCACATGGAGGAG CCTTGTCCAGATGTGTTCTGGTTCCCAGTATTCTCAGAGAAGGCTTGTGATGAAATAGTCGGGGAGATGGAGCACTACGGATCCTGGTCTGGAGGCAGGCACGAG gACAAGAGGATCGCCGGGGGCTATGAGACTGTGCCGACAGACGACATTCATATGAAGCAAATCGGCTTCGACAAAGAGTGGCTACACTTCATCAGAGAGTTCATATCACCCGTCACGCTAAAAGTTTTCTCTGGCTACTACACCAAG GGTTATGCTGTAATGAACTTCGTGGTAAAATACACGCCTGAGAGACAAGCGTACCTGAGGCCCCATCATGATTCCTCCACCTTCACCATCAACATCGCCCTCAATAACAAAGACAGAGACTTTCAG GGCGGAGGTTGCCGTTTCCATCGGTACAACTGTTCCATAAGCTCACCGAGGAAAGGCTGGAGCTTCATGCATCCAGGACGACTTACTCACCTCCATGAAGGCCTGCCCACCACCAATGGCACCCGCTACATTGCAGTCTCCTTCATTGACCCTTGA